One Streptomyces mobaraensis NBRC 13819 = DSM 40847 DNA segment encodes these proteins:
- a CDS encoding glycosyltransferase — MRILITAAGSRGDVAPYTGLGARLRAEGHDVTVAADELHAPLVRAAGLAFRPLPADPRIGGQVDGKRQLMGAAAAFATRLGQGMAEAVTGAGGGADLLLFSATTAPLGWHVAEATGIRSLDAHLQPNAPTGDFPPVVSGTRTLGRWGNRAVGRFSLRVTDRVFAGAARALRAELGLPPAEQAAVRRRQEETGRPVLYGFSEALVPRPADWHPRHTVTGTWWPHRDTDRLPAVLEDFLAAGPPPAFVGFGSMPAGDRERLSARVVDALRRAGLRGVLQSGGAGLAADADDVLTIGDVPHELLFPRVAAVVHHAGAGTTAATLRAGVPSVPVPVMADQPFWAARLVALGAAPAAVPFRRLTAEGLADALGRAVTERPYADAARRLADRVAREDGAGRAAEIVAALEDRP; from the coding sequence GTGAGGATCCTGATCACCGCGGCCGGTTCGCGCGGCGACGTCGCCCCCTACACCGGCCTCGGCGCCCGGCTGCGCGCGGAGGGCCACGACGTCACCGTGGCCGCGGACGAGCTCCACGCGCCGCTGGTACGCGCCGCCGGTCTCGCGTTCCGCCCGCTCCCGGCCGACCCGCGCATCGGGGGGCAGGTCGACGGGAAGCGTCAACTGATGGGCGCCGCGGCCGCGTTCGCCACCCGGCTGGGGCAGGGGATGGCGGAGGCCGTCACCGGAGCCGGGGGCGGTGCGGACCTGCTGCTGTTCTCCGCCACCACCGCACCGCTCGGCTGGCACGTGGCCGAGGCCACCGGCATCCGCAGCCTGGACGCCCACCTCCAGCCCAACGCCCCGACCGGCGACTTCCCGCCCGTCGTGAGCGGCACCCGCACGCTGGGCCGGTGGGGGAACCGGGCCGTCGGCCGGTTCTCGCTGCGGGTGACGGACCGCGTCTTCGCCGGCGCCGCCCGGGCGCTGCGGGCGGAACTCGGCCTGCCGCCGGCCGAGCAGGCCGCCGTCCGCCGCCGGCAGGAGGAGACGGGCCGCCCGGTGCTGTACGGCTTCAGCGAGGCCCTGGTGCCGCGCCCGGCGGACTGGCACCCGCGCCACACCGTGACGGGGACCTGGTGGCCGCACCGGGACACCGACCGGCTCCCGGCCGTCCTGGAGGACTTCCTGGCCGCCGGCCCGCCACCGGCCTTCGTCGGCTTCGGCAGCATGCCCGCCGGCGACCGCGAGCGGCTGAGCGCCCGCGTCGTGGACGCGCTGCGCCGCGCGGGCCTCCGCGGCGTCCTGCAGTCCGGCGGCGCGGGACTGGCCGCCGACGCGGACGACGTCCTGACGATCGGGGACGTGCCCCACGAGCTGCTGTTCCCGCGCGTGGCCGCCGTCGTCCACCACGCGGGCGCGGGCACCACGGCCGCCACACTGCGCGCGGGCGTCCCGTCCGTCCCGGTTCCGGTCATGGCGGACCAGCCCTTCTGGGCCGCTCGCCTGGTCGCCCTGGGCGCCGCCCCGGCCGCCGTCCCCTTCCGGAGGCTCACGGCGGAGGGCCTGGCCGACGCGCTGGGCCGGGCGGTGACGGAACGGCCGTACGCGGACGCGGCCCGCCGGCTGGCGGACCGGGTCGCGCGGGAGGACGGCGCGGGCCGGGCGGCCGAGATCGTGGCGGCCCTGGAAGACCGCCCCTGA
- a CDS encoding glycine-rich domain-containing protein: MATAVEARPKVRDPRDYVKPEVWEREIQLLMRDYPFDEVYANRLFHAAVSYLITAMEKWGQKLEMCCGRTVDIAVHTFILDTRNYREFCHEHFQGRFLEHIPEIAFKYDGSVERTAKIIAENGFEVDWKLWEADYAKCGPCAPGTSCH, translated from the coding sequence ATGGCAACGGCAGTCGAGGCCAGGCCGAAGGTCCGTGATCCTCGGGACTACGTCAAGCCCGAGGTGTGGGAGCGGGAGATCCAGCTGCTGATGCGGGACTACCCCTTCGACGAGGTGTACGCGAACAGGCTCTTTCACGCGGCCGTCTCATACCTGATCACGGCGATGGAGAAGTGGGGGCAGAAGCTGGAGATGTGCTGCGGCCGGACCGTGGACATCGCCGTTCACACCTTCATCCTGGACACCCGCAATTACCGCGAGTTCTGCCACGAGCACTTCCAGGGCCGGTTCCTGGAGCACATCCCCGAGATCGCGTTCAAGTACGACGGGTCGGTCGAACGCACCGCGAAGATCATCGCCGAGAACGGGTTCGAGGTGGACTGGAAGCTCTGGGAGGCGGACTACGCCAAGTGCGGGCCGTGCGCCCCGGGCACCAGCTGCCACTGA
- a CDS encoding MerR family transcriptional regulator: protein MTYTVGQVSGFAGVTVRTLHHYDRTGLLTPSERSAAGYRLYGEADLARLQQILFYRELGFSLEEIAAILEDPHANALDQLRARHKLLSEQIGRLRRLVEVAERAMEVQETGVALTPGERFDVFGEVAFDLSYATEAALKWRDSDKHRQSLASAAAHSKDDWRCIMSELTAWRRELRAVFDAGEPADGERAMDLAEAHRGHLGRWFMSCPPETHVRVADDFAADPRAFALLVPPSEQRPGLAAYVRTAVRANAARHGVEEEAR from the coding sequence ATGACGTACACCGTCGGACAGGTCTCGGGCTTCGCCGGCGTCACCGTGCGAACCCTCCACCACTACGACCGCACCGGGCTGCTCACCCCCAGTGAGCGCAGCGCGGCCGGCTACCGCCTCTACGGAGAGGCCGACCTGGCCCGCCTCCAGCAGATCCTCTTCTACCGGGAACTCGGCTTCTCCCTGGAGGAGATCGCCGCCATCCTGGAGGACCCGCACGCCAACGCGCTCGACCAGCTGCGCGCCCGGCACAAGCTGCTCAGCGAGCAGATCGGCCGGCTGCGGCGGCTGGTGGAGGTCGCCGAGCGGGCGATGGAGGTGCAGGAGACCGGGGTCGCGCTGACGCCGGGCGAGCGCTTCGACGTGTTCGGCGAGGTGGCCTTCGACCTGAGCTACGCCACCGAGGCCGCCCTCAAGTGGCGCGACAGCGACAAGCACCGGCAGTCCCTCGCCAGCGCCGCCGCCCACAGCAAGGACGACTGGCGCTGCATCATGAGCGAACTGACCGCCTGGCGGCGGGAGTTGCGGGCCGTCTTCGACGCCGGTGAACCGGCGGACGGCGAGCGGGCCATGGATCTGGCCGAGGCGCACCGGGGACACCTCGGCCGGTGGTTCATGTCCTGCCCGCCCGAGACGCACGTCCGCGTCGCCGACGACTTCGCCGCCGACCCGCGCGCGTTCGCCCTGCTGGTGCCGCCGTCCGAGCAGCGGCCGGGCCTGGCCGCGTACGTGCGGACGGCCGTCCGCGCCAACGCCGCCCGGCACGGGGTCGAGGAGGAGGCACGGTGA
- a CDS encoding class I SAM-dependent methyltransferase translates to MPRPPLTPAEYWDLYKPHRGEGDQPAPPVGPFEWTQFPGHGPGPELLGTPRTVLELGPGEGTDAVYLARRSAQVTAVDFSAHQIERARRWWADEPGVTFVHADVCHFLITEATEYDAIYSMWGAVWFTDPDRLLPLVAKRLTAGGVFVFSHAEPTPDVYGPQQMRGKWLEGRERELTVLRWQYAPHMWADLLKRHGFDDVDARILPPPGDEALGTLLVRASVG, encoded by the coding sequence ATGCCCCGCCCGCCCCTCACCCCCGCCGAATACTGGGACCTCTACAAGCCCCACCGCGGCGAGGGCGACCAGCCGGCCCCGCCCGTCGGCCCGTTCGAATGGACGCAGTTCCCCGGTCACGGGCCCGGCCCCGAACTCCTCGGCACGCCCCGCACCGTCCTGGAACTCGGGCCGGGAGAAGGCACCGACGCTGTCTACCTCGCCCGCCGCAGCGCCCAGGTGACCGCCGTGGACTTCTCCGCCCACCAGATCGAACGGGCCCGACGCTGGTGGGCGGACGAGCCTGGCGTCACCTTCGTCCACGCCGACGTGTGCCACTTCCTGATCACCGAGGCCACCGAGTACGACGCGATCTACTCCATGTGGGGCGCGGTCTGGTTCACCGACCCCGACCGGCTCCTGCCGCTGGTCGCCAAGCGGCTCACCGCCGGCGGTGTCTTCGTCTTCAGCCACGCCGAGCCCACCCCCGATGTGTACGGGCCCCAGCAGATGCGCGGCAAGTGGCTGGAAGGACGCGAGCGCGAACTGACCGTCCTGCGCTGGCAGTACGCCCCCCATATGTGGGCTGACCTGCTGAAGCGCCACGGCTTCGACGACGTCGACGCCCGAATCCTCCCGCCGCCGGGCGACGAGGCCCTGGGCACGCTGCTCGTGCGCGCCTCAGTGGGCTGA
- a CDS encoding aldo/keto reductase, with amino-acid sequence MQQNTAHTTATTHPLTHTIGDDLVVPRMGYGAMRLAGHPDERRGFTAPIWTAPTDRAETVALLRRAVELGIRFFDTADAYALGENEKVVAEALRPFAGEVVIATKVGVVRPSPTEWVTHGHPAYLRQQAELSLRRLGTDRIDLLQLHRIDPAYPLADQVGALKLLQDEGKVRHIGLSEVTVEQIREASGIVPVRTVQNVYNLGERGHDPVVDHAAAHGIAFLPFWPLAMGDHAGPDGPVTVVAAVARELGATPAQTALAWMLHRSPTVIPIPGTSSPEHLAENREALDLRLTAEQYTRIDRATTPAAS; translated from the coding sequence ATGCAGCAGAACACAGCGCACACCACGGCCACCACCCACCCCCTCACTCACACCATCGGCGACGATCTCGTCGTGCCGCGCATGGGCTACGGCGCCATGCGCCTCGCCGGCCACCCGGACGAGCGGCGCGGCTTCACGGCCCCGATCTGGACGGCCCCCACCGACCGCGCGGAGACCGTCGCGCTGCTCCGGCGCGCCGTCGAGCTGGGGATCCGCTTCTTCGACACGGCGGACGCGTACGCGCTGGGCGAGAACGAGAAGGTGGTCGCCGAGGCGCTCCGCCCGTTCGCGGGCGAGGTCGTAATCGCCACCAAGGTGGGCGTGGTCCGGCCCTCCCCGACCGAGTGGGTCACCCACGGCCACCCCGCCTACCTGCGGCAACAGGCCGAACTGAGCCTGCGCCGGCTCGGCACCGACCGCATCGACCTGCTCCAGCTGCACCGGATCGACCCCGCGTACCCGCTGGCCGACCAGGTCGGCGCCCTGAAGCTGCTCCAGGACGAGGGGAAGGTCCGGCACATCGGGCTGTCGGAGGTGACCGTCGAGCAGATACGGGAGGCGTCCGGCATCGTCCCCGTCCGGACCGTCCAGAACGTCTACAACCTCGGCGAGCGCGGCCACGACCCCGTCGTCGACCACGCGGCCGCGCACGGGATCGCGTTCCTGCCCTTCTGGCCCCTCGCGATGGGCGACCACGCCGGGCCGGACGGCCCGGTGACGGTGGTGGCGGCCGTGGCGCGGGAGCTCGGGGCGACCCCGGCGCAGACGGCCCTGGCGTGGATGCTGCACCGCTCGCCGACGGTGATCCCGATCCCCGGCACCTCGTCCCCCGAGCACCTGGCGGAGAACCGGGAGGCGCTGGACCTGCGCCTCACCGCCGAGCAGTACACCCGCATCGACCGGGCCACGACCCCGGCCGCGTCATGA
- a CDS encoding NUDIX domain-containing protein, which produces MKRLIARLWRIIRGPMQWRVLWLAHAKFMVGVTGVVRDDAGRVLLLRHRLWPEGRQWGLPTGYAVKGEEFGSTVVREVREETGLEVKAGSLVHVKSGYKLRIEVAYEASLVGGELKIDSFEILEARWFSPDGLPEGVQESHRALILGSAPLG; this is translated from the coding sequence ATGAAGCGACTGATCGCCCGCCTGTGGCGCATCATCCGAGGTCCGATGCAGTGGCGGGTCCTCTGGCTCGCGCACGCGAAATTCATGGTGGGCGTGACCGGCGTCGTCCGTGACGACGCGGGGCGCGTCCTGTTGCTGCGCCACCGGCTGTGGCCCGAGGGCCGGCAGTGGGGGCTGCCGACCGGCTATGCGGTCAAGGGCGAGGAGTTCGGCTCGACCGTCGTTCGTGAGGTGCGTGAGGAGACCGGCCTGGAGGTCAAGGCCGGCTCGCTCGTCCACGTCAAGAGTGGATACAAGCTGCGGATCGAGGTCGCGTACGAAGCGTCTCTGGTCGGTGGCGAACTCAAGATCGATTCCTTTGAGATCCTGGAGGCGCGATGGTTCTCTCCGGACGGGCTGCCGGAAGGGGTGCAGGAGTCACACCGAGCACTGATCCTCGGGTCGGCGCCCCTCGGCTGA
- a CDS encoding GNAT family N-acetyltransferase: protein MTRQGTVTVESMDGPTAAWAEGAFRLVYAEAFAEPPYDETETDVAGAFRRFRSQTRKRAFRAALARTGDGEPVGMAFGHPLGPTTGWWDQLTEPVCQDMRREDGRRTFGLMELAVRGPWRRQGVARRLHEALLVNAEAERVLLNVHPGSRAAQTAYRAWGYRKVGQARPWEGAELHDVMLLDLK, encoded by the coding sequence ATGACGCGGCAGGGGACCGTCACGGTCGAGAGCATGGACGGGCCGACGGCCGCGTGGGCCGAGGGCGCGTTCCGTTTGGTCTACGCGGAAGCGTTCGCCGAGCCTCCGTACGACGAGACCGAGACTGATGTCGCGGGTGCGTTCCGCCGTTTCCGCTCTCAAACACGCAAGCGCGCTTTCCGGGCCGCTCTCGCCCGTACCGGCGACGGTGAACCCGTCGGCATGGCGTTCGGCCACCCGCTCGGCCCCACGACGGGGTGGTGGGATCAGCTGACGGAGCCCGTCTGCCAGGACATGCGCCGCGAGGACGGACGCCGGACGTTCGGGCTCATGGAACTGGCGGTACGCGGCCCATGGCGCCGCCAGGGCGTCGCCCGCCGGCTGCACGAAGCACTGCTCGTCAACGCGGAAGCCGAGCGCGTGCTGCTCAACGTTCACCCGGGGAGCCGGGCGGCGCAGACGGCCTACCGGGCGTGGGGATACCGAAAGGTCGGGCAGGCACGCCCATGGGAAGGGGCGGAGCTCCATGACGTGATGCTGCTCGATCTGAAGTGA
- a CDS encoding alpha/beta fold hydrolase — protein MSEGRPPGRMLRIGGTALHVLSEGSGPACVLSPGLGMGWFDWDPVVPLLTPHRTVVRFDRPGLGFSAPQTEPPTAEGEAARIAGVLDALGLPGPATVVGHSLAGFHAEAFARLHPERTAGLVLVDTSVEENARPLPARALRTAVARARGHAFATAGLPRALGPALRRLAVRASSVERADPVPAELVRRTYGTGRVARALLMENARYFDVAAELEHLRAAHPLPPVPTHVLAASTGTDSRLERRRLTRQRALATLLDAHFTTIAPAGHLLMYDRPEAVAGAVLEAPRFHPSTVPTGGPAPW, from the coding sequence ATGAGCGAAGGCCGGCCACCGGGCCGGATGCTGCGGATCGGCGGCACGGCCCTGCACGTTCTCAGCGAGGGTTCGGGGCCGGCGTGCGTGCTGAGCCCGGGGCTGGGCATGGGCTGGTTCGACTGGGATCCCGTCGTCCCCCTGCTCACCCCGCACCGCACGGTCGTCCGCTTCGACCGGCCCGGCCTCGGCTTCAGCGCCCCGCAGACCGAGCCGCCCACCGCCGAGGGCGAGGCCGCGCGGATCGCCGGCGTCCTGGACGCCCTCGGCCTGCCCGGCCCGGCGACGGTCGTCGGCCACTCCCTCGCGGGCTTCCACGCCGAGGCGTTCGCCCGGCTGCACCCGGAGCGCACGGCCGGCCTCGTCCTCGTCGACACCAGCGTCGAGGAGAACGCCCGCCCGCTCCCCGCCCGCGCCCTGCGCACCGCCGTCGCCCGGGCGCGCGGCCACGCCTTCGCCACCGCCGGCCTGCCGCGCGCCCTCGGCCCGGCCCTGCGCCGGCTGGCCGTCCGCGCCTCGTCCGTCGAACGCGCCGACCCCGTCCCCGCCGAGCTCGTCCGCCGCACGTACGGCACGGGCCGCGTGGCACGCGCCCTCCTCATGGAGAACGCCCGCTACTTCGACGTGGCCGCCGAACTGGAACACCTCCGCGCGGCCCACCCCCTGCCGCCCGTCCCCACCCACGTCCTGGCCGCCTCCACCGGCACCGACTCCCGCCTCGAACGCCGCCGCCTCACCCGCCAACGCGCCCTGGCCACCCTCCTCGACGCCCACTTCACCACCATCGCCCCGGCCGGCCACCTCCTCATGTACGACCGCCCGGAGGCGGTGGCGGGAGCGGTCCTGGAGGCGCCCCGCTTCCACCCGTCCACTGTCCCGACGGGCGGGCCCGCGCCCTGGTGA
- a CDS encoding MerR family transcriptional regulator → MKIGELSAATGVSVRLLRYYEEQELLTPVRTPGGHRSYGPEAPLAVRRIRALLDAGLPTRVIREVLPCVEGDGLFVHPCVSDRLREQLRGMEERIAELEENRAGLAAILAVTEAAVG, encoded by the coding sequence ATGAAGATCGGAGAACTGTCGGCGGCCACCGGGGTCAGCGTCCGCCTGCTGCGCTACTACGAGGAGCAGGAGCTGCTCACCCCCGTCCGCACGCCCGGCGGCCACCGCTCGTACGGTCCGGAGGCGCCGCTGGCGGTCCGCCGGATCCGGGCGCTGCTCGACGCGGGGCTGCCCACGCGCGTCATCCGCGAGGTGCTGCCCTGTGTGGAGGGGGACGGGCTGTTCGTGCACCCGTGCGTGAGCGACCGGCTCCGGGAGCAACTGCGCGGCATGGAGGAGCGCATCGCCGAGCTGGAGGAGAACCGGGCCGGGCTGGCGGCGATCCTCGCGGTCACCGAGGCCGCTGTCGGCTGA
- the glnA gene encoding type I glutamate--ammonia ligase has translation MDKQQEFVLRTLEERDIRFVRLWFTDVLGYLKSVAVAPAELEQAFDEGIGFDGSAIEGFARVYESDMIAKPDPGTFQILPWRAEAPGTARMFCDILMPDGSPSYADPRYVLKRILAKTSDLGFTFYTHPEIEFFLLKDKPVDGTRPVPADSSGYFDHTPQNVGMDFRRQAITMLESMGISVEFSHHEGAPGQQEIDLRYADALSTADNIMTFRLVMKQVALEQGVHATFMPKPFSEYPGSGMHTHLSLFEGDRNAFHESGAEYQLSKVGRSFIAGLLRHAAETSAVTNQWVNSYKRIWGGSKRTAGAGGEAPSYICWGHNNRSALIRVPMYKPGKTGSTRVEVRSIDSGANPYLTYAVLLAAGLKGIEQGYELPAGADDDVWALSDAERRAMGIEPLPQNLGEAIELMERSELVAETLGEHVFDFFLRNKKQEWEEYRSEVTAFELRKMLPVL, from the coding sequence ATGGATAAGCAGCAGGAGTTCGTGCTCCGCACCCTCGAGGAGCGCGACATCCGCTTTGTGCGGCTGTGGTTCACCGATGTGCTCGGCTACCTGAAGTCGGTCGCCGTCGCCCCGGCGGAGCTTGAGCAGGCGTTCGACGAGGGCATCGGATTCGACGGCTCCGCGATCGAGGGATTCGCTCGTGTGTACGAATCCGACATGATCGCCAAGCCGGATCCGGGCACCTTCCAGATCCTCCCCTGGCGCGCCGAGGCCCCCGGCACCGCCCGGATGTTCTGCGACATCCTGATGCCGGACGGCTCCCCGTCGTACGCGGACCCCCGCTACGTCCTCAAGCGGATCCTCGCCAAGACCTCCGACCTCGGCTTCACCTTCTACACCCACCCCGAGATCGAGTTCTTCCTGCTCAAGGACAAGCCGGTGGACGGCACCCGCCCGGTGCCCGCCGACTCCTCCGGCTACTTCGACCACACCCCGCAGAACGTGGGCATGGACTTCCGCCGCCAGGCCATCACCATGCTCGAATCCATGGGCATCTCGGTCGAGTTCAGCCACCACGAGGGCGCCCCCGGCCAGCAGGAGATCGACCTGCGGTACGCCGACGCGCTCTCCACGGCCGACAACATCATGACCTTCCGCCTGGTGATGAAGCAGGTCGCGCTGGAGCAGGGCGTGCACGCCACCTTCATGCCGAAGCCGTTCTCCGAGTACCCCGGCTCGGGCATGCACACCCACCTCTCCCTCTTCGAGGGCGACCGCAACGCCTTCCACGAGTCCGGCGCCGAGTACCAGCTCTCCAAGGTCGGCCGCTCCTTCATCGCCGGCCTCCTCCGGCACGCGGCCGAGACCTCCGCCGTCACCAACCAGTGGGTCAACTCCTACAAGCGCATCTGGGGCGGCTCGAAGCGCACCGCCGGCGCGGGCGGCGAGGCCCCGTCCTACATCTGCTGGGGCCACAACAACCGCTCCGCCCTCATCCGCGTCCCCATGTACAAGCCCGGCAAGACCGGCTCGACGCGCGTCGAGGTCCGCTCCATCGACTCCGGCGCCAACCCGTACCTGACGTACGCGGTCCTGCTGGCCGCCGGCCTCAAGGGCATCGAGCAGGGCTACGAACTTCCCGCCGGCGCCGACGACGACGTCTGGGCCCTCTCCGACGCGGAGCGGCGCGCGATGGGCATCGAGCCCCTCCCGCAGAACCTCGGTGAGGCCATCGAGCTGATGGAGCGCAGCGAACTGGTCGCGGAGACGCTGGGTGAGCACGTCTTCGACTTCTTCCTGCGCAACAAGAAGCAGGAGTGGGAGGAGTACCGGTCGGAGGTCACGGCGTTCGAGCTCCGGAAGATGCTGCCGGTGCTTTAG
- a CDS encoding nitroreductase/quinone reductase family protein: protein MNANPFNLRVIEEFRANGGAVGGEFAGTPLLLLTTRGARSGELRTTPLVYLPDADGRPHVFALNGGAPVAPAWYHNLRAHPESLRVELGGDAFPARAVEVTDPAEYEELWRRQTAAEPKFAAFRERAGRAIPVVRLERRG, encoded by the coding sequence ATGAACGCCAACCCCTTCAACCTGCGGGTGATCGAGGAGTTCCGCGCCAACGGGGGCGCGGTGGGCGGCGAGTTCGCCGGCACGCCGCTGCTCCTGCTCACCACCCGGGGCGCCCGCAGCGGCGAACTCCGCACCACGCCCCTGGTGTACCTGCCGGACGCCGACGGCCGCCCGCACGTCTTCGCCCTCAACGGCGGCGCGCCGGTGGCCCCCGCCTGGTACCACAACCTCCGCGCCCACCCGGAGTCGCTCCGCGTCGAGCTGGGCGGCGACGCCTTCCCCGCGCGGGCGGTGGAGGTGACGGACCCGGCGGAGTACGAGGAGCTGTGGCGGCGGCAGACCGCGGCCGAGCCGAAGTTCGCCGCGTTCCGGGAACGGGCGGGACGGGCGATCCCGGTGGTGCGGCTGGAGCGCCGGGGGTAG
- a CDS encoding helix-turn-helix transcriptional regulator yields MPSTGGTGRSRFTAWRPGVGGVAEVLHARFFEHAYPMHTHDTWSLLIVDAGMVRYDLEHDEHGALHDQVTLLPPHVPHSGSPATPGGFRKRVLYLGADVLGERHIGAAVDRPTLADPLLRDRVHRLHTALAEPGGELEAESRLAFVAERLVRHLDLRSAPRPAPGGRDAAVLADRLRQLLDARVVEGLTLREAAARLHAHPTHLVRTFSRAYGIAPHQYLIARRVDRARRMLLDGVPPHTAAVAAGFYDQSHLTRHFKRIVGVAPGRYAAGAAVLSRQRPR; encoded by the coding sequence GTGCCGAGCACCGGGGGAACGGGCCGTTCACGGTTCACGGCGTGGCGCCCGGGCGTCGGGGGCGTCGCGGAGGTGCTGCACGCCCGCTTCTTCGAGCACGCGTACCCGATGCACACCCACGACACGTGGTCGCTGCTCATCGTCGACGCCGGCATGGTCCGCTACGACCTCGAACACGATGAGCACGGGGCACTCCACGACCAGGTGACGCTGCTGCCCCCGCACGTACCGCACAGCGGCTCCCCGGCGACGCCCGGCGGCTTCCGCAAGCGGGTGCTGTACCTCGGCGCGGACGTGCTGGGCGAGCGGCACATCGGCGCCGCGGTGGACCGGCCGACGCTGGCCGACCCCCTGCTGCGCGACCGCGTCCACCGGTTGCACACGGCCCTGGCCGAACCCGGCGGGGAGCTGGAGGCGGAGAGCCGGCTGGCGTTCGTCGCCGAGCGGCTGGTGCGCCACCTGGACCTGCGGTCCGCGCCCCGGCCCGCGCCGGGCGGACGGGACGCGGCCGTCCTCGCGGACCGGCTGCGGCAACTGCTCGACGCCCGCGTCGTGGAGGGGCTGACGCTGCGGGAGGCGGCGGCCCGGCTGCACGCCCATCCGACGCACCTGGTGCGGACGTTCAGCCGGGCGTACGGCATCGCCCCGCACCAGTACCTCATCGCGCGCCGCGTCGACCGGGCGCGCCGGATGCTGCTGGACGGGGTGCCGCCGCACACGGCGGCGGTGGCGGCCGGGTTCTACGACCAGTCGCACCTGACGCGGCACTTCAAGCGGATCGTGGGGGTGGCTCCGGGGCGGTACGCGGCGGGGGCCGCCGTCCTCAGCCGACAGCGGCCTCGGTGA